One Scomber japonicus isolate fScoJap1 chromosome 1, fScoJap1.pri, whole genome shotgun sequence DNA window includes the following coding sequences:
- the LOC128353875 gene encoding NLR family CARD domain-containing protein 3-like, with the protein MLLEANIMTFVKKELRKFKKILIQECSERLRADDEVVGDEEEDQSSSNSEAFLKIMEHFLRKMKQEQLVDSLQSKTLALVCQHKLHTNLKKKFQCLFEGTAKAGHTTVLNQVFTELNITQGDRRGVSYQHEVREIEAVSQKPSNSETTIISENMFKPPPGRDEPVRTVITKGMAGIGKTVLTQKFILDWADDKANKNIEFLFPFTFRELNVLKEKMFSLVGLLHHFFTETKEAGICRFEDFQVVFIFDGLDECRLPLDFHNNEIVTDVTESTSVDVLLTNLISGKLLPSARIWITTRPAAANQIPPEYVGMVTEVRGFNDLQKERYFRKRFRDEDQASSIVSHMETSRSLHTMCRIPVFCWITATVLEDVLKVTERAELPKTLTEMYIHFLVVQTKQENVKYHGRASKYSVWNKKTKKMIHALGKLAFVQLEKGNLIFYEDDLKECGVDIKAASVFSGLFTQFFIDERGLNQDRAFCFVHLSVQEFLAALYVLQTFINTGNDLLKRSLASRSKYFYQWAVDKALQSPNGHLDLFVRFLLGLSVETNQSLLRGLLKKTESKTEVKEMLVQHIKKRIKDNLSPERSINLFHCLNELNNHSLVEEIQEYLRSGNLSENKLSPSQWSALVFILLSSQKDLDVFDLKKFSASEEGLLRLLPVVKASKTSLLGGCKLTWRSCEALASVFTSKNSNLRELDLSNNDLEDTGVKLLSAGLSSPSCRLEILGLSGCLVTGEGCNSLAVALSSNPFHLRKLDLSFNHPGDTGMKVLSAGLNDPRWKLDTLK; encoded by the exons ATG CTGCTTGAAGCAAACATCATGACTTTtgtgaagaaagagctgaggAAGTTCAAGAAAATTCTGATTCAAGAATGCTCAGAGAGGTTGAGAGCAGATGATGAAGTCGtgggagatgaagaagaagaccagagcagcagcaacagcgaAGCTTTTCTGAAGATCATGGAGCATTTCCTAAGGAAAATGAAGCAGGAGCAGCTGGTTGACtctctgcagagca AAACTCTTGCTCTGGTTTGCCAACATAAACTACATACTAACCTGAAAAAGaagtttcagtgtttgtttgaagGGACTGCCAAAGCAGGACACACAACAGTTCTGAATCAGGTCTTCACAGAGCTCAACATCACACAGGGAGACAGAAGAGGGGTCAGTTATCAACATGAGGTCAGAGAGATAGAAGCAGTGTCTCAAAAAccatcaaattcagaaacaacAATCATAAGTGAGAATATGTTTAAACCcccacctggaagagatgaaccagtTAGGACGGTGATAACAAAGGGAATGGCTGGGATTGGGAAGACAGTCTTAACGCAGAAGTTCATCCTGGATTGGGCTGATGACAAAGCCAACAAAAATATAGAGTTTCTCTTTCCATTCACTTTCCGAGAGctaaatgtgctgaaagagaaaatgttcagCTTGGTGGGACTTCtacatcacttctttactgaaaccaaagaagcaggaatctgcaggtttgaagactTCCAGGTTGTCTTCATCTTCGatggtctggatgagtgtcgacttcctttggacttccacaacaatgagattgtgactgatgttacagagtccacctcagtggatgtacTGCTTACAAACCTCATCAGTGGGAAGcttcttccctctgctcgcATCTGGATAACAACACGACccgcagcagccaatcagatccctcctgagtatgttggcatggtgacagaggtcagagggttcaatGACCTGCAGAAGGAGAGGTACTTCAGGAaaagattcagagatgaggatcAGGCCAGCAGCATCGTCTCCCACATggagacatcacgaagcctccacaccATGTGCcgcatcccagtcttctgctggattactgctacagttctggaggatgtgctgaaagtcacagagagagcagagctgcCCAaaaccctgactgagatgtacatccacttcctggtggttcagaccaaacaagaaaatgtaaaatatcatggcAGAGCTTCAAAATATTCAGTCTGGAACAAAAAGACCAAGAAGATGATTCACGcgctgggaaaactggcttttgtcCAGCTTGAGAAAGgaaacctgatcttctatgaagaCGACCTTAAAGAGTGTGGTGTTGACATAAAAGCAGCCTCAGTCTTCTCAGGACTATTCACACAGTTCTTCATTGATGAGCGTGGGCTGAACCAGGACAGGGCATTCTGCTttgtccatctgagtgttcaggagtttctggcagCACTCTATGTCCTTCAGACATTCATCAATACTGGCAACGATCTACTGAAAAGAAGCTTAGCCTCTAGATCCAAATATTTCTATCAGTGGGCTGTTGACAAGGCTTTacagagtccaaatggacacctggacctgtttgtccgcttcctcctgggcctTTCAGTGGAGACCAATCAGAGTCTCCTACGAGGCTTGCTGAAAAAGACTGAAAGTAAAACAGAGGTCAAAGAGATGCTTGTGCAACACATCAAGAAGAGGATTAAGGACAATCTCTCtccagagagaagcatcaatctctTTCACTGTCTGAATGAGTTGAACAACCATTCTCTGgtggaggagatccaagagtacctgagatcaggaaatCTCTCTGAAAACAAACTCTCTCCTTCTCAGTGGTCAGCACtcgtcttcatcttactgtcatcacaAAAAGATCtagatgtgtttgacctgaagaaattctctgcttcagaggagggtcttctgaggctgctgccagtagTCAAAGCCTCTAAAACTTCTCT GCTGGGTGGCTGTAAGCTCACATGGAGAAGCTGTGAAGCTTTGGCCTCGGTTTTCACCTCCAAGAACTCtaatctgagagagctggatctgagcaACAATGACCTGGAGGACACAGGAGTAAAGCTACTCTCAGCTGGACTAAGTAGTCCAAGCTGTAGATTAGAGATTCTTGg TTTGTCAGGCTGTCTGGTCACAGGGGAAGGCTGTAATTCTCTGGCTGTAGCTCTGAGCTCCAACCCTTTTCATCTGAGAAAGCTGGACCTGAGCTTCAATCACCCAGGAGACACAGGAATGAAAGTGCTGTCTGCTGGACTCAATGACCCACGATGGAAACTGGACACTCTCAAGTAG
- the LOC128362544 gene encoding hatching enzyme 1.2-like yields the protein MPIKSEQPSTCCIQHQSIQIPTSSIRASSIQIPVQQGATEEGDDGDSSQDVSNVIARANAGIRTRLIHDDIAPNLRRNAVPCTATGCKWPKRGRYVTVPYTIASHYSTTERNFIIRTLHSFHQATCIRFQPRTSHRDYIYFYSGSGCWSYLGRQGGRQYVSLRRNGCLYTSTVQHEVLHALGFHHEQVRSDRDRYIRILTQNIQSGMQHNFNKVQTNNLGTPYDFDSVMHYSKYAFSRNGQPTIVARSNPNLNFGGAKTLSPNDIARVNRLYKCCF from the exons ATGCCTATAAAGAGTGAGCAGCCGAGCACCTGCTGCATCCAGCATCAGAGCATCCAGATTCCAACATCCAGCATCAGAGCATCCAGCATCCAGATTCCTGTTCAACAG gGTGCAACTGAAGAAGGAGATGATGGAG ACTCATCTCAGGACGTTTCTAACGTCATTGCAAGAGCAAATGCTGGCATAC GAACGAGGCTGATTCATGATGACATTGCCCCAAATCTGAGAAGGAACGCCGTCCCCTGCACTGCTACAGGCTGCAAATGGCCTAAAAGGGGACGCTATGTAACAGTGCCTTACACCATCGCCTCCCACTACT CCACAACCGAGCGCAACTTCATCATCAGGACTCTGCATTCCTTCCACCAGGCCACTTGTATTCGCTTCCAGCCGAGGACCTCGCATCGCGATTACATCTACTTCTACTCTGGATCTGG GTGCTGGTCCTACCTGGGCCGTCAGGGAGGTAGACAGTATGTCTCCCTGAGGAGAAACGGCTGTCTGTACACGAGCACGGTGCAGCACGAGGTTCTCCACGCTCTCGGCTTCCACCACGAGCAAGTCCGCTctgacagagacagatataTCAGAATCCTCACCCAGAACATCCAGTCAG GAATGCAACACAACTTCAACAAGGTGCAGACCAACAACCTGGGAACTCCCTATGACTTCGACTCCGTCATGCATTACAGCAA GTACGCCTTCTCCAGAAACGGGCAACCCACCATCGTTGCCAGGAGCAACCCGAACCTTAACTTCGGAGGAGCCAAGACATTGAGTCCCAATGACATTGCCCGTGTCAACAGGCTGtacaaatgctgtttttaa